A stretch of the Nitratireductor thuwali genome encodes the following:
- a CDS encoding OpgC family protein encodes MSAPFIPGAGERDVRLDVFRGLALLTIFINHVPGNAFERFTSRNFGFSDAAEAFVLMSGIAVGLAYSRGFRTGDAGQAVLRVWRRAGTLYVTHVVTSVVAIAIIAWGILYLDAIEIVKRVNFTRLLDRPLSAMIGLPTLGHQIGYFNILPLYFVLLLISPVYILIGLRNRWAMVGCAALIWLAAAHFRINLPNFPNPGGWFFNPFSWQLIYVVGIAGGLAVADGRKFVAFRPALFWGASAFLLFSLVWMKLRMGGLPGSSILPYYISGFDKTFLSMPRFLHAVALAYVATNIAGMGAFLSRRAFAPIALMGQNGLAVFATGSVLAIAFQVLRTSYEMSVLEDGALLLSGILLQYCVALFLSTVSEKKARRRKAVGEATTPSKTPLVQA; translated from the coding sequence ATGAGCGCCCCCTTCATACCCGGCGCGGGCGAGCGCGACGTGCGGCTCGACGTCTTCCGCGGGCTCGCTCTCCTGACGATCTTCATCAACCACGTTCCGGGTAACGCGTTCGAGCGCTTCACGTCGCGCAATTTCGGCTTCTCGGATGCTGCGGAGGCCTTCGTCCTGATGTCAGGAATTGCCGTCGGCCTTGCCTATTCCCGAGGCTTCAGGACCGGCGATGCGGGGCAGGCCGTGCTCCGTGTCTGGCGGCGGGCCGGCACGCTCTATGTGACACATGTCGTGACCTCGGTGGTCGCGATTGCGATCATCGCGTGGGGCATCCTTTATCTCGATGCCATCGAGATAGTGAAGAGGGTCAATTTCACGCGGCTGCTCGACCGTCCCCTGTCGGCCATGATCGGCCTGCCGACGCTCGGGCACCAGATAGGGTATTTCAACATCCTGCCCCTCTATTTCGTGCTGCTTCTCATCTCGCCGGTCTACATCCTGATCGGTCTGCGAAATCGTTGGGCGATGGTCGGATGCGCGGCGTTGATCTGGCTCGCGGCCGCGCATTTCCGCATCAATCTGCCCAATTTTCCCAACCCGGGAGGCTGGTTCTTCAACCCGTTTTCGTGGCAGCTGATCTATGTTGTGGGCATCGCCGGCGGGCTGGCCGTGGCTGACGGGCGGAAATTCGTTGCCTTCCGCCCGGCGCTTTTCTGGGGCGCCAGCGCATTCCTGCTTTTTTCGCTGGTATGGATGAAACTTCGCATGGGCGGGCTGCCCGGCAGTTCCATCCTGCCCTACTATATTTCGGGGTTCGACAAGACATTCCTGTCGATGCCACGTTTCCTCCACGCGGTGGCGCTGGCCTATGTGGCGACGAACATTGCGGGGATGGGCGCTTTCCTGTCGCGGCGGGCTTTCGCGCCCATTGCACTGATGGGGCAGAACGGGCTGGCGGTGTTCGCCACAGGTTCGGTGCTGGCGATCGCCTTTCAGGTGCTGCGCACAAGCTATGAGATGAGCGTTCTGGAAGATGGAGCGTTGCTTCTGTCGGGCATCCTCCTGCAATATTGCGTGGCATTGTTCCTTTCCACCGTCTCGGAGAAGAA
- the mdoH gene encoding glucans biosynthesis glucosyltransferase MdoH — translation MVKLRRAASTLFAVAMAAIASALAAGYFFTDGAQWIDLVRIALLALSTAWLAWGAALALNGLLSRRFEGREDVRAGEAVKATTAILVPIYNEEPAKSFSHVAAMARSLHAAGGAGRFHFAILSDSNNPRAVQEEEFWFGRLRQEMGPDFPLFYRRRPTNPGKKAGNIADFIRSSGALYDYLIILDADSLMEGATMMEMVRRMEADPELGLLQTLPKVVHARSLFGRAIQFSASYYSPVYAAGVATLQGREGPFWGHNAITRTQAFAQSCGLPELPGKPPFGGHILSHDFVEAALLARNGWKVRIDADLGGSYEEGPDNVVDYAKRDRRWCQGNLQHSRLIGAPGLKLWSRFVFLQGIMAYVAAPLWALFLLASIVAPAMQVIPDYFPVPGLLPVFPRVAQENALALLSGVFGLLIGPKILVVLDGALSGRNRQFGGTLRCFLSVICEIVCTSILAPLMMLFQTRSVVEVISGADGGWPAANREANRVSLSEAWSASWWIVVSGSITIGAAYRLAPDYLPWVMLVAGPQLVAPLLISWTSFSGAALGRRFGLFATAEERSVPAAVMLQEDLLKRWRSSSLPAIQDEVPVAHAALQAGEGSPE, via the coding sequence ATGGTGAAGCTCAGGCGGGCAGCCTCCACGCTCTTCGCCGTCGCGATGGCGGCTATCGCCAGTGCCCTGGCGGCAGGCTATTTCTTTACCGATGGGGCGCAGTGGATCGATCTGGTTCGGATCGCGCTTTTGGCCCTGAGCACGGCCTGGCTTGCCTGGGGTGCCGCCCTGGCCCTGAATGGCCTTCTGAGCCGGCGTTTCGAGGGCCGGGAAGACGTCCGCGCCGGCGAAGCTGTGAAAGCGACGACCGCGATCCTGGTGCCGATCTACAACGAGGAGCCGGCCAAGAGCTTTTCCCATGTGGCGGCCATGGCCCGTTCGTTGCACGCGGCGGGCGGCGCCGGACGGTTCCACTTCGCGATCCTGTCCGACAGCAACAATCCTCGAGCCGTGCAGGAGGAGGAATTCTGGTTCGGCCGCCTGCGGCAGGAGATGGGGCCGGATTTTCCCCTCTTCTATCGCCGCCGTCCGACCAATCCGGGCAAGAAGGCCGGCAACATCGCCGACTTCATCCGCAGTTCCGGGGCGCTTTACGACTATCTGATCATCCTCGACGCCGACAGCCTGATGGAAGGCGCGACGATGATGGAGATGGTGCGGCGCATGGAGGCCGATCCGGAGTTGGGGCTGCTGCAGACACTGCCGAAGGTGGTCCATGCGCGCTCACTCTTCGGCCGGGCGATCCAGTTTTCAGCCTCCTACTACTCGCCGGTCTACGCCGCAGGCGTGGCCACGCTCCAGGGCCGCGAAGGGCCGTTCTGGGGACATAATGCGATCACCCGGACGCAGGCCTTCGCGCAAAGCTGCGGCCTGCCGGAACTGCCGGGAAAGCCGCCTTTCGGCGGGCATATTCTCAGCCACGACTTCGTCGAGGCGGCACTCCTTGCCCGCAACGGGTGGAAGGTGCGGATCGACGCCGATCTCGGCGGCTCCTACGAAGAAGGGCCGGACAATGTGGTGGACTATGCCAAGCGCGACCGGCGCTGGTGCCAGGGCAACCTGCAGCATAGCCGGCTGATCGGTGCGCCGGGGCTGAAGTTGTGGAGCCGCTTCGTCTTCCTGCAGGGTATCATGGCCTATGTCGCCGCGCCGCTATGGGCGCTGTTCCTTCTCGCCAGCATCGTTGCGCCCGCCATGCAGGTGATCCCGGACTATTTCCCCGTGCCCGGCCTTCTGCCGGTGTTTCCGCGCGTGGCGCAGGAAAACGCGCTGGCGCTGCTCAGCGGCGTCTTCGGCCTTCTGATCGGGCCCAAGATCCTGGTCGTGCTGGACGGCGCGCTGAGCGGCCGTAACAGGCAGTTCGGCGGCACGCTGCGATGTTTCCTCAGCGTGATCTGCGAGATCGTCTGCACCAGCATTCTGGCGCCGCTGATGATGCTGTTCCAGACGCGCTCGGTCGTCGAGGTCATTTCGGGGGCCGATGGCGGCTGGCCGGCGGCCAATCGCGAAGCGAACCGCGTCAGCCTTTCGGAGGCCTGGTCGGCGAGTTGGTGGATCGTCGTGAGCGGCTCCATCACCATCGGGGCGGCCTACCGGCTGGCGCCCGATTACCTGCCATGGGTGATGCTGGTTGCAGGCCCGCAGCTCGTTGCGCCGTTGCTGATCTCTTGGACTTCGTTCTCTGGTGCCGCGCTCGGTCGCCGCTTCGGCTTGTTCGCGACCGCCGAGGAACGGTCGGTTCCGGCGGCCGTAATGCTGCAGGAGGACCTGCTGAAGCGGTGGAGATCCTCGTCACTCCCGGCCATACAGGATGAGGTGCCGGTAGCGCACGCCGCGCTGCAGGCGGGTGAAGGAAGCCCTGAATGA